A single genomic interval of Hoplias malabaricus isolate fHopMal1 chromosome 7, fHopMal1.hap1, whole genome shotgun sequence harbors:
- the slc22a2 gene encoding solute carrier family 22 member 2, translated as MTTFEDILEEAGKFGRFQKRIFALLCLVSMPFAGVYVGIVFQGFTPEHWCHDPGLQQLQERCNWGPQEVRGLAVPFINSSSGAVPSQCHRYKVNWNVTDFHCDDLDSGVSETLQAALPIATCDNGWQYDYEGRQSFVTEFDLVCDDAWLVDMFQAALGVGFLVGSITIGYLADKFGRKMSFLVSNVLNAVTGVLVAVSPNYISLVVFRALHGFGVKGGWMTAYVLITELVGVEYRRTVGVLFQMFFSFGIIILALIAYLIPDWRWLQVAFTVPYIFFLVYYWFVPESPRWLLSQNNSKKAVEITEAMAKENKKTLSKNIETLKDDNAESTTGSFMDLIRTPNMRKQTLILSFNWFTSAVVYQGLIMRLGILGGNVYLDFLISGIVEFPAAFLILFTIERIGRRLPFAAANMVSGAACLITAFIPESVLWLKTTVACIGRMGITMAFEMVVFVNTELYPTFIRNLGVSVCSTLCDVGGIVAPFLLYRLAVIWLELPLIIFGIIAFIAGGLVLLLPETKGMPLPETIDDIEYPNRNKEEKMKSFQLENLLPPDVTTNKEQMIV; from the exons ATGACCACTTTTGAGGACATTCTGGAGGAGGCCGGTAAATTCGGCCGGTTTCAGAAGCGTATCTTCGCTCTCCTGTGCCTGGTGTCCATGCCGTTCGCTGGGGTGTATGTGGGCATTGTGTTCCAGGGCTTCACTCCAGAGCACTGGTGCCATGACCCTGGCCTGCAGCAGCTCCAGGAGCGCTGTAACTGGGGTCCACAAGAGGTCCGTGGGTTAGCAGTTCCTTTCATCAACAGCTCCTCCGGTGCAGTGCCCAGCCAGTGCCACAGATACAAAGTTAACTGGAACGTCACTGACTTCCACTGTGACGATCTGGACAGTGGAGTCAGTGAGACCCTGCAAGCTGCACTGCCCATCGCCACCTGCGATAACGGCTGGCAGTACGACTACGAGGGCAGGCAGTCCTTCGTCACTGAG TTTGATCTGGTGTGTGATGACGCCTGGCTGGTCGACATGTTCCAGGCAGCTCTAGGAGTGGGCTTCTTAGTGGGCAGCATCACCATCGGATACCTGGCTGATAA GTTTGGTAGGAAAATGAGCTTTCTGGTTTCCAATGTTCTGAATGCAGTAACAGGAGTTCTGGTGGCTGTCTCCCCTAACTATATCTCCCTGGTGGTCTTCAGAGCTCTCCATGGCTTTGGAGTAAAGGGGGGCTGGATGACAGCATATGTGCTGA TCACAGAGCTGGTGGGGGTGGAGTACAGGAGGACGGTGGGGGTGTTGTTTCAGATGTTTTTCAGCTTTGGTATCATCATACTGGCCCTTATTGCTTACCTCATTCCTGACTGGCGCTGGCTGCAGGTAGCTTTCACAGTGCCTTATATCTTCTTCCTCGTTTACTATTG GTTTGTCCCTGAGTCACCAAGATGGCTTCTCTCTCAAAACAACTCTAAGAAAGCTGTAGAGATCACAGAGGCAATGGCCAAAGAGAATAAGAAAACACTGTCCAAGAACATTGAG ACGCTGAAGGATGATAATGCAGAATCCACTACTGGCTCCTTCATGGACTTGATCAGAACCCCCAACATGAGGAAGCAAACCCTCATCCTCAGCTTCAACTG GTTCACTAGTGCGGTGGTCTATCAGGGTCTGATTATGCGTTTAGGAATACTGGGAGGAAATGTCTACCTTGACTTCCTCATCTCTGGAATAGTGGAGTTTCCTGCTGCTTTCCTCATTCTCTTCACCATCGAGCGCATTGGCAGACGCCTTCCATTCGCAGCGGCCAACATGGTGTCCGGAGCCGCCTGCCTTATAACCGCCTTCATCCCTGAGA GTGTCTTATGGTTGAAAACCACAGTGGCCTGTATTGGCCGAATGGGCATCACTATGGCCTTTgaaatggtggtgtttgtgaatACTGAACTGTATCCAACCTTCATCAG GAATCTGGGAGTATCTGTATGTTCCACACTGTGTGATGTTGGAGGGATTGTAGCCCCGTTCCTGCTTTACAGATTGGCAGTCATCTGGCTGGAGCTGCCACTCATCATTTTTG GGATCATAGCGTTCATTGCTGGAGGACTGGTGCTGCTGCTGCCTGAGACCAAAGGAATGCCTCTCCCAGAGACTATTGATGACATTGAATACCCAAACAG aaacaaagaagagaaaatGAAGAGCTTCCAGCTGGAGAATCTGCTTCCCCCAGACGTCacaacaaacaaagagcagatgATTGTCTGA